One Candidatus Sulfurimonas baltica DNA segment encodes these proteins:
- a CDS encoding NuoF family protein has translation MIESLEELLAHALKKKESEKNSHEELRVCIGSSCASLGADELKKGLKTKVKDENLDKQCSVKGVGCNGLCSAAIMVSHYDKEKELETIYGGVEQNDIDDLVGIIKDKSSLENKKCDMNEPFFTKQKKIVLENAGVIDPDDIDDYIAHGGYIALFTALEEMRPEDIINEVKVSGLRGRGGGGYPTGLKWETVAKVESNQKYIVCNGDEGDPGAFMDRAVMEADPHKIIEGMALCAYACGADKGYIYVRAEYPEAVKKLNKAIKQARNNGILGNQIANSGFNFDLEVRLGGGAFVCGEATALVTSIEGNRGQPRQKPPHLSNSGLWGEPTILNNVETFANIAPIIKNGGEWYSSMGTKNSTGTKVFALTGNIKNTGLVEVPMGITLRELIYDIGGGVTDDKPLKAIQTGGPSGGCIPEELLDIKVDYDSLKEVGSIMGSGGLIVMDENSNMLEVARFFMEFSKDESCGKCVPCRVGTTELTNLLDKFVKKEASKSDFQLLKDMCEVVKESSLCGLGQAAPNPVLSTIKYFENEYLEGIKDD, from the coding sequence ATGATAGAGTCATTAGAAGAATTACTTGCACATGCCTTGAAAAAGAAAGAGAGTGAAAAAAATTCTCATGAAGAGTTGAGAGTTTGTATAGGGAGTAGTTGTGCCTCTTTGGGTGCAGATGAACTTAAAAAAGGCTTAAAAACTAAAGTAAAAGATGAAAATCTAGATAAGCAATGTAGCGTTAAGGGAGTAGGTTGTAATGGACTATGTTCTGCTGCGATAATGGTTTCTCATTATGATAAAGAAAAAGAGCTAGAGACAATATATGGTGGAGTTGAACAAAACGACATCGATGATTTAGTTGGTATTATAAAAGACAAAAGTTCTTTAGAGAATAAAAAATGTGATATGAATGAGCCATTTTTTACAAAGCAGAAAAAAATTGTTTTAGAAAATGCAGGAGTAATTGACCCTGATGATATAGATGACTATATAGCACACGGCGGATATATAGCTCTATTTACTGCCTTAGAAGAGATGCGTCCAGAAGATATTATCAATGAAGTCAAGGTAAGTGGATTAAGAGGACGAGGAGGAGGAGGTTATCCTACTGGTCTTAAGTGGGAGACTGTTGCTAAGGTCGAGAGTAATCAAAAGTATATTGTGTGTAATGGTGATGAAGGAGACCCTGGAGCATTTATGGACAGAGCGGTCATGGAGGCTGATCCTCATAAAATCATTGAAGGAATGGCTCTATGTGCTTATGCTTGTGGAGCAGACAAAGGTTATATTTATGTAAGAGCAGAGTATCCAGAAGCTGTAAAAAAATTAAATAAAGCTATAAAACAAGCTAGAAATAATGGAATTCTTGGAAATCAAATAGCCAATAGTGGATTTAATTTTGATTTGGAAGTTCGTTTGGGTGGTGGTGCCTTTGTGTGTGGAGAAGCTACAGCTCTAGTAACTTCTATAGAGGGAAATAGAGGACAACCTAGACAAAAACCTCCTCATTTGAGTAATAGCGGTCTTTGGGGAGAACCAACTATATTAAATAACGTAGAAACTTTTGCAAATATAGCACCAATAATAAAAAATGGTGGAGAGTGGTATAGCTCTATGGGTACCAAAAATTCTACTGGTACAAAAGTTTTTGCATTAACTGGAAATATTAAAAACACAGGACTTGTTGAAGTTCCTATGGGTATAACTTTGCGTGAACTTATCTATGATATCGGAGGAGGTGTCACGGATGATAAACCTCTAAAGGCGATACAAACAGGAGGTCCAAGTGGTGGATGTATTCCTGAAGAGCTTTTGGATATCAAAGTGGATTATGACTCATTAAAAGAGGTAGGTTCTATCATGGGAAGTGGCGGACTTATCGTTATGGATGAAAATTCTAATATGCTTGAAGTTGCACGCTTCTTTATGGAGTTTAGTAAAGATGAATCTTGTGGTAAGTGTGTGCCATGTAGAGTCGGTACAACTGAGCTTACAAACTTACTTGATAAGTTTGTAAAAAAAGAGGCTAGTAAAAGTGATTTTCAACTTTTAAAAGACATGTGTGAAGTAGTCAAAGAGAGTTCGCTGTGTGGTCTTGGACAAGCTGCTCCAAATCCAGTACTAAGTACTATAAAATACTTTGAAAATGAGTATCTTGAAGGTATAAAAGATGATTAA
- the hoxU gene encoding bidirectional hydrogenase complex protein HoxU, which translates to MIKDKVRVKTFKIDDVAVTGRSDSTILEVAKEHGIHIPTLCYLEGLSCVGACRMCIVEIKGSSKLIPSCTAKIKEDMEVITNSSRLIKHRKMILSMIFAERTHTCSVCVSNGHCELQSQATDIGLEHSLVPYIHKGFDVDASHKEYVYDPNRCILCTRCVRVCSEVEGAHALDILGRGISAKIIHDMDEPWSTSESCTSCGKCVQVCPTGALFEKGASATEMVKKKSIVTNLIQARKNK; encoded by the coding sequence ATGATTAAAGATAAAGTAAGAGTAAAAACATTTAAGATTGACGATGTTGCTGTAACAGGTAGATCTGATAGTACAATTTTAGAAGTTGCAAAGGAACACGGCATACATATCCCAACGCTTTGTTACTTAGAAGGTTTAAGTTGTGTTGGAGCTTGTAGAATGTGTATAGTAGAGATTAAAGGTAGTTCAAAACTAATACCATCTTGTACTGCAAAGATAAAAGAAGATATGGAAGTTATAACAAATTCTTCTAGACTTATAAAACATAGAAAAATGATACTCTCAATGATATTTGCTGAGAGAACTCATACATGTAGTGTATGTGTTTCAAATGGACATTGTGAACTTCAATCACAAGCTACTGATATAGGACTAGAGCATAGTCTAGTGCCTTATATACATAAAGGTTTTGATGTTGATGCTTCACATAAAGAGTATGTTTACGATCCTAACAGATGTATACTTTGTACACGTTGTGTTAGAGTATGTAGCGAAGTAGAGGGTGCTCATGCTTTGGATATCTTAGGACGTGGAATTAGTGCCAAGATAATTCACGATATGGATGAGCCATGGAGTACAAGCGAGAGTTGTACTAGTTGTGGCAAATGTGTTCAAGTCTGTCCTACGGGAGCACTCTTCGAAAAAGGTGCTAGTGCTACAGAGATGGTAAAAAAGAAGAGCATTGTAACCAACCTAATTCAAGCGAGGAAAAATAAATGA
- a CDS encoding NADP oxidoreductase, giving the protein MSKVRVATIWLDGCSGCHMSFLDMDERLIELAELIDVVYSPYVDAKEFPTNVDLTIVEGALSTDHDLKMIKKIRKNSKKILALGDCAITGNISALKNLFGTEAVLKKGYFDLVDFNESGEYPSKMVPKLLDKVIPLNEAVDIDFFVPGCPTPADAIYEVIKGILENREVDISKLTRFGK; this is encoded by the coding sequence ATGAGTAAAGTAAGAGTAGCAACAATATGGCTTGATGGTTGTTCTGGTTGTCATATGTCTTTTTTGGATATGGACGAGAGACTTATTGAACTTGCAGAGTTGATAGATGTAGTTTATAGTCCTTATGTAGATGCAAAAGAGTTTCCTACAAATGTTGATTTAACTATTGTTGAGGGAGCTTTAAGCACGGATCATGATTTAAAGATGATTAAAAAAATTAGAAAAAACTCTAAAAAGATACTCGCACTTGGAGATTGTGCCATCACAGGAAATATCTCGGCTTTAAAAAATCTTTTTGGTACAGAAGCTGTTTTAAAGAAAGGTTATTTTGATTTAGTAGATTTTAATGAGAGTGGAGAATATCCATCTAAAATGGTTCCTAAACTCTTAGATAAAGTTATACCTCTAAATGAAGCAGTTGATATAGACTTTTTTGTGCCAGGTTGTCCCACTCCAGCTGATGCAATTTATGAAGTTATAAAAGGTATCTTAGAAAATCGAGAAGTTGATATAAGTAAATTGACAAGGTTTGGAAAATGA
- a CDS encoding Ni/Fe hydrogenase subunit alpha, translating into MKKIIIDPVTRIEGHAKITIDLNDQGKVDDARIHVTQYRGFEKICEGRPYSEMPALTARICGICPVSHAISSVDACDNILAVRPPKAARSIRRVINLAQIIQSHALNFYHLSSPDFIYGFDAKPEDRNIFKLMQTHPDMAKDGIKLRAFGQKIIERLGGKRIHPTKIIPGGVSQKLEPEVRDQILKEIPEAMDIAKRALKYYTDNLHKFKREIDSFGNFPSLFMGLVDKKGNLTHYDGQLRIVDAEGNILEDAIEPRFYKDYIGEAVEDDSYLKSPYYKPLGYPNGMYRVGPLARLNIINACGTPEADAEFERFKNINNGKPVLNSFYYHYARLIEIIYGIERIEKILKNPKTSEDTVRSYAEVNRNRGVGCSEAPRGTLFHDYGVNDDGIITDVNLIIATGNNNMAMNAGVKQVAQEFIDGNNITDGALNRVEAVIRCFDPCLSCSTHSQGLYSSTIEIRDHNKEIIKIISRA; encoded by the coding sequence ATGAAAAAAATAATAATTGACCCTGTAACAAGGATAGAAGGGCATGCTAAGATAACTATAGATTTGAATGATCAAGGTAAAGTAGACGATGCGAGAATACATGTAACACAGTACCGTGGTTTTGAAAAAATATGTGAAGGTCGCCCATACTCTGAAATGCCAGCTCTAACTGCAAGGATATGTGGAATATGTCCAGTAAGTCATGCAATTTCCTCAGTAGATGCTTGTGACAACATCTTAGCAGTTCGCCCTCCTAAAGCTGCTAGGAGTATAAGAAGAGTTATAAACTTGGCTCAAATTATACAGTCTCATGCTTTGAACTTTTATCATCTAAGTAGTCCTGATTTCATTTATGGATTTGATGCAAAACCAGAGGATAGAAATATATTTAAGCTTATGCAAACTCATCCTGATATGGCAAAAGATGGTATAAAATTAAGAGCCTTTGGTCAGAAGATTATAGAGAGATTAGGTGGAAAAAGAATTCATCCTACAAAGATAATCCCAGGTGGAGTGAGTCAAAAGCTTGAGCCAGAAGTACGAGACCAGATTCTAAAAGAGATTCCAGAAGCTATGGACATAGCTAAAAGAGCACTAAAGTACTATACGGATAATTTACATAAGTTTAAAAGAGAGATAGATTCTTTTGGAAACTTTCCATCACTTTTTATGGGACTTGTTGATAAGAAAGGAAATCTAACTCATTATGATGGACAACTTCGTATAGTAGATGCTGAGGGAAATATACTAGAAGATGCAATTGAGCCTAGGTTTTATAAGGATTATATAGGTGAAGCTGTTGAAGATGATAGTTACTTAAAATCTCCGTATTATAAACCACTTGGTTACCCTAATGGTATGTATAGAGTAGGGCCATTGGCTAGACTAAATATTATAAATGCTTGTGGCACACCTGAAGCAGACGCAGAGTTTGAAAGGTTTAAAAACATCAATAACGGAAAACCAGTCTTGAACAGTTTTTACTATCACTATGCGAGACTTATTGAGATTATTTATGGGATTGAACGCATTGAAAAGATTTTAAAAAATCCTAAAACTTCAGAAGATACTGTCCGCTCTTATGCAGAGGTTAATAGAAACAGGGGAGTCGGGTGTTCAGAAGCTCCTAGAGGAACTCTGTTTCATGATTATGGCGTGAACGATGATGGGATTATTACTGATGTAAATCTTATCATAGCAACAGGGAATAATAATATGGCTATGAATGCGGGGGTAAAACAAGTAGCACAAGAATTTATTGATGGAAATAACATTACAGATGGTGCGCTCAATAGAGTTGAAGCAGTAATACGCTGTTTTGATCCGTGTCTTAGCTGTTCAACTCATTCACAAGGTTTGTATAGTTCAACTATAGAAATTCGTGACCATAACAAAGAGATAATAAAAATAATTTCAAGGGCCTAA